A genomic region of Verrucomicrobiota bacterium contains the following coding sequences:
- a CDS encoding family 1 glycosylhydrolase, producing MAEFIFATGIENSYPLTMVKDAGGIVRPLRRDQMKETGHHDLWEEDFALVEKLGIPFLRYGPPYYLVQEASGKCNFSLKPEQIGAHKRFDMRERLDALCGLGITPIIDLCHFGLPDWATGFQDSSWPEKFAGYARTFAETFTDVVLYTPINEIYVAANFSGQLTLWNERAGTDSGFVAALCNLCRANVRAMEEILKVRPGALFIQSESSEYFHPETEKDIPAAEFLNSKRFLSLDLSYGHAVDAEMYRYLKKYGMTEEDYEFFMTPRPALLQACVMGNDYYNTNEHWVDGAGTANPSNYREAGEIFGYYVITHQYYERYGMPFMHTETNRANRRWQPDESLEWLQKEWANVVRLKQDRVPIIGFTWYGLVDLVGWDKLLDEGNMEPVWAGLCTLDRAIRPVGERYRKIIQDWRQALQGREIETGGAGVLALDEAERGTQAIARANRTAEYIKALPRGRFQVR from the coding sequence ATGGCCGAATTCATCTTCGCTACAGGGATCGAAAACAGTTACCCCCTGACCATGGTCAAAGATGCCGGCGGCATCGTTCGCCCGCTCCGCCGTGACCAGATGAAAGAAACGGGGCATCACGACCTGTGGGAAGAGGATTTTGCACTGGTTGAGAAGCTGGGGATTCCCTTCCTGCGTTATGGTCCGCCCTACTACCTGGTCCAGGAAGCGTCCGGTAAATGCAATTTCAGTCTCAAGCCGGAGCAGATCGGCGCCCATAAGCGGTTCGACATGCGAGAGAGGCTGGACGCCCTCTGCGGCCTGGGCATTACCCCGATCATCGACCTGTGCCACTTCGGGCTGCCGGACTGGGCCACCGGATTTCAAGATTCGTCCTGGCCCGAAAAATTCGCCGGTTACGCAAGGACGTTTGCCGAGACGTTCACAGACGTTGTTCTCTACACCCCCATCAACGAGATCTATGTTGCGGCCAACTTCTCCGGTCAACTGACGCTCTGGAACGAGCGGGCCGGCACCGACTCCGGCTTCGTTGCGGCGCTTTGCAACCTTTGCCGGGCTAATGTCCGCGCCATGGAGGAAATCCTCAAGGTACGGCCCGGGGCGCTGTTTATCCAAAGCGAGTCGTCCGAGTATTTCCATCCCGAAACTGAAAAGGACATTCCGGCAGCTGAGTTTCTCAATTCGAAACGGTTCTTGTCGCTGGACTTGAGTTACGGTCACGCCGTCGATGCCGAAATGTACCGCTACCTCAAAAAGTACGGCATGACCGAGGAAGACTACGAATTCTTTATGACGCCGCGGCCGGCGCTGCTCCAGGCCTGCGTCATGGGCAACGACTATTACAACACCAACGAACATTGGGTGGACGGGGCCGGCACTGCGAACCCGTCAAACTACCGTGAAGCGGGTGAAATCTTCGGCTACTACGTGATCACCCACCAGTACTATGAGCGGTACGGAATGCCCTTTATGCACACCGAGACCAACCGCGCCAACCGGCGCTGGCAGCCTGACGAGTCGTTGGAATGGCTCCAGAAAGAGTGGGCCAACGTCGTGCGGCTGAAGCAGGACCGCGTGCCCATCATCGGGTTCACGTGGTACGGTTTGGTTGACCTGGTCGGGTGGGACAAGCTTCTCGATGAGGGCAACATGGAACCGGTTTGGGCGGGCTTGTGCACCCTCGACCGCGCCATTCGTCCGGTAGGAGAACGTTACCGGAAAATTATCCAGGATTGGCGGCAGGCGCTCCAGGGGCGCGAGATTGAAACCGGAGGGGCCGGCGTTCTGGCGCTCGATGAGGCGGAACGAGGCACCCAGGCCATCGCGCGAGCGAACCGGACGGCGGAGTACATCAAAGCCCTCCCGCGGGGAAGGTTTCAAGTGCGGTAG
- a CDS encoding isoprenylcysteine carboxylmethyltransferase family protein, whose amino-acid sequence MQDLLKPRRSPDVPEVLLFPPLIPLLTLVAGALLGRWLPWRQLARLGLGRRLGIGGPAVLAGMAIAGSGARTLANLGTNINPSQPTLALATEGVFARTRNPLYVGGGLAFMGLTVGLALDGVLLLLVPSFVLLHYGVVLPEERYLERKFGDRYRRYKSTVPRYGWRI is encoded by the coding sequence GTGCAAGATCTGCTCAAGCCAAGGCGTTCGCCGGATGTGCCGGAGGTTCTGCTGTTTCCGCCGCTCATCCCGCTTCTAACGTTGGTGGCCGGTGCGCTGTTGGGTCGTTGGCTGCCGTGGCGGCAGTTGGCGCGCCTGGGGCTTGGCCGGCGCCTGGGGATCGGTGGTCCGGCGGTCCTCGCCGGCATGGCCATTGCGGGCAGCGGCGCGCGCACGCTCGCGAACCTGGGCACCAACATCAATCCTTCGCAGCCCACCCTGGCGCTCGCCACGGAGGGCGTTTTCGCCCGCACGCGCAACCCGCTGTACGTGGGCGGGGGGCTGGCTTTTATGGGCTTGACGGTGGGCCTGGCCCTGGATGGGGTCCTGTTACTGCTCGTACCGAGCTTTGTCTTGCTGCATTACGGGGTGGTTCTGCCCGAGGAGCGTTACCTGGAGCGCAAATTTGGCGACCGGTACCGCCGTTATAAGTCGACTGTCCCCAGGTACGGGTGGCGAATCTGA